A window from Purpureocillium takamizusanense chromosome 3, complete sequence encodes these proteins:
- a CDS encoding uncharacterized protein (COG:E~EggNog:ENOG503NVWK), with the protein MNAQVPSLVRWFRYYAAVLRTEERPVLPTSGKLHNWIEREPLGVVVQITPFNHPLLIAVKKLAPALAAGNSVILKPSELTPLTSLLLGPILKKAGVPDGVFNVLPGLGPVTGKALVSHPLVRKVDVTGGTVAGRAIGTIVGANLARYTAELGGKAPLIIFKEANIDAAVNGITFGSFIASGQTCVAATRIIVHESVLSDLVSRLKQKCESIMRRMGSPTNPESSMGPLVSSRQLERVEALVEETRSSLESAQVICGGHRMSGLSPLDGTNLSRGYFYPPTAILLQNMGSSSERPALWTEEAFGPLIAIVAFATEDQAIQLANETDFGLGAGIWTNDLSQAFRVSGQVDSGIVWINTHHRNDPSSPWGGATSESGVGSENGLDAYHAYTTTKSIIINYASAEESLAYDDWFKEGAVNARYG; encoded by the coding sequence ATGAATGCGCAGGTGCCCTCGCTGGTACGCTGGTTCCGCTACTACGCCGCGGTGCTGCGCACCGAGGAGCGCCCCGTCCTGCCCACCAGTGGCAAGCTGCACAACTGGATCGAGCGTGAGCCCCTAGGTGTCGTCGTTCAGATCACCCCCTTCAACCACCCGCTGCTCATTGCCGTCAAGAAgctcgcgccggcgctcgcCGCAGGCAACAGCGTGATTCTCAAGCCGAGCGAGCTGACGCCCCTGACGAGCCTGCTTCTCGGCCCCATCCTCAAGAAGGCCGGTGTGCCGGACGGCGTCTTCAACGTGCTGCCGGGCCTGGGGCCTGTCACCGGCAAGGCGCTCGTGAGCCATCCGCTGGTCCGGAAAGTCGACGTCACGGGAGGGACGGTAGCAGGGCGCGCCATCGGAACCATAGTCGGTGCCAATTTGGCGCGGTACACGGCCGAGcttggcggcaaggcgcCACTCATTATCTTCAAAGAGGCCAATATCGACGCGGCGGTCAACGGAATAACGTTTGGATCATTTATTGCATCCGGACAAACGTGCGTTGCAGCGACGCGAATCATAGTCCATGAGAGCGTGTTGTCTGATTTGGTGTCTCGGCTGAAGCAAAAGTGCGAGTCCATCATGCGCCGTATGGGATCCCCAACAAATCCAGAATCATCAATGGGCcccctcgtctcgtctcgccagCTAGAAAGGGTGGAGGCCCTCGTTGAAGAAACGCGGTCAAGCCTTGAGTCTGCACAGGTTATTTGCGGTGGCCATCGAATGTCGGGACTGTCGCCCCTTGACGGCACAAACCTCTCCAGGGGCTACTTTTATCCTCCGACCGCCATCTTGCTCCAGAACATGGGATCCTCTTCAGAGCGCCCGGCTCTCTGGACGGAAGAGGCGTTTGGCCCGCTtatcgccatcgtcgcgtTCGCGACTGAGGATCAGGCTATCCAGCTCGCCAACGAGACCGATTTTGGCCTCGGTGCAGGCATCTGGACCAACGACCTTAGCCAGGCATTTCGCGTCTCCGGGCAAGTAGATTCGGGCATCGTCTGGATCAATACACACCACAGAAATGACCCGAGCAGCCCCTGGGGTGGAGCAACGAGCGAGAGCGGTGTAGGGAGTGAAaatggcctcgacgcctACCATGCTTACACGACCACTAAGAGTATCATCATCAACTACGCATCAGCAGAGGAGTCGCTTGCTTACGACGACTGGTTCAAGGAGGGCGCTGTTAATGCAAGATATGGCTGA
- a CDS encoding uncharacterized protein (COG:Q~EggNog:ENOG503NWP7): protein MAKDKLADWLESYSTLMELNVWCGAELRDSSFDERHRTWTVTVKRADGVTRHFKVKHVILATGNTGDAIIPQFPGQTGYRGVVYHASQHTDASIHGDLSHKNIVVVGSGNSAHDLCQNFHECGAGSVTMLQRGGTYVLTASGGMPMLHTGSYEEGGPPTEDCDLVGQSMPNAVQFALNVHGTKAISAVDEETLTGLARAGFQLDYGEDRSGIYRKYITRGGGYYIDVGCSQLIIDGKVKVKVSRQGVRRFVPHGLVLAEGTELAADIVVLATGYETMHSTARKIFGSKVSSRLGKVWDLDAEGEVNSMWRYSGHPNFWFMGGNLAQCRSYSKLLALAIKASELGIYERPERLTDIAVFNSSGY from the exons ATGGCCAAGGACAAGTTGGCCGACTGGCTGGAGTCGTACTCGACCCTGATGGAGCTCAACGTATGGTGCGGCGCGGAACTCCGCGACTCGTCCTTCGACGAGAGGCACCGTACGTGGACTGTCACAGTAAAGCGCGCCGATGGAGTGACACGACATTTCAAGGTTAAGCACGTGATTCTCGCGACTGGCAACACTGGCGATGCCATTATACCTCAGTTCCCGGGCCAGACTGGCTACAGAGGTGTCGTGTAccacgccagccagcacacTGACGCGTCCATCCACGGAGACCTTTCGCACAAGAACATCGTCGTGGTCGGTTCTGGCAATTCAGCCCATGACCTGTGTCAGAACTTCCACGAGTGCGGTGCTGGctcggtgacgatgctgcaACGCGGTGGGACGTACGTTCTCACGGCGAGCGGGGGGATGCCCATGCTGCACACCGGCTCATATGAAGAGGGCGGGCCACCAACAGAGGATTGCGATCTAGTCGGCCAGAGCATGCCCAATGCAGTGCAGTTCGCACTCAACGTGCACGGGACCAAGGCCATCAgcgccgttgacgaggagACACTGACGGGCCTGGCCAGGGCCGGTTTCCAGCTTGACTACGGCGAGGACAGAAGCGGTATATACCGCAAATACATCACGCGCGGAGGTGGATACTACATAGACGTGGGATGCAGCCAGCTGATCATCGATGGTAAGGTCAAGGTCAAGGTCAGTCGACAAGGAGTGAGGAGGTTTGTGCCGCACGGCTTGGTCCTCGCTGAAGGGACAGAGCTTGCCGCTGATATCGTCGTTCTTGCGACCGGCTATGAGACGAtgcacagcacagcgcgGAAGATCTTTGGGAGTAAAGTGTCAAGTCGACTCGGGAAGGTCTGGGATCTCGACGCGGAGGGGGAGGTAAACTCG ATGTGGCGGTACAGTGGTCATCCGAACTTTTGGTTCATGGGCGGTAATCTTGCGCAGTGTCGCTCGTATTCCAAGCTCCTGGCCTTGGCGATCAAGGCAAGCGAGTTGGGCATCTACGAGAGACCTGAGAGGCTCACTGACATCGCCGTTTTCAACAGTAGTGGATATTGA
- a CDS encoding uncharacterized protein (EggNog:ENOG503PRVX~SECRETED:SignalP(1-20~SECRETED:cutsite=TEA-WR~SECRETED:prob=0.9669)) — MKLTAVAAVAALALAPTTEAWRVYLYHEKDQKGDYYTNSGPGGSGSRCQLLPREHVHKAKSIEYYATNSQSNPTTRCKIQMFETNDCGGRQGPYYQVDTKKNFKWDWVGVIQSYKTTCWKE, encoded by the coding sequence ATGAAGCTGaccgctgttgctgccgttgccgccctcgccctggcgCCCACCACCGAGGCCTGGCGCGTCTATCTCTATCACGAGAAGGACCAGAAGGGCGACTACTACACCAActccggccccggcggctccggctccaGGTGCCAGCTGCTCCCCAGGGAACACGTCCACAAAGCAAAGAGCATCGAGTACTACGCCACCAACAGCCAGTCGAACCCCACAACGCGTTGCAAGATCCAGATGTTCGAGACCAACGACTGTGGCGGTCGTCAGGGCCCGTACTACCAGGTGGACACCAAGAAGAACTTCAAATGGGACTGGGTTGGCGTCATTCAGTCGTACAAGACGACTTGCTGGAAGGAGTAG
- a CDS encoding uncharacterized protein (COG:E~EggNog:ENOG503NVWK): protein MKTVQLWVDGHDTAGRGEPIPVEDPATGEIFASCHSASACDVEDAVAVAQRAFKSGVWAKAPRETRATVLEKAAALLVEQLPTLIPLEVRQTGRAVREMNAQVPSLVRWFRYYAAVLRTEERPVLPTSGKLHNWIEREPLGVVVQITPFNHPLLIAVKKLAPALAAGNSVILKPSELTPLTSLLLGPILKKAGVPDGVFNVLPGLGPVTGKALVSHPLVRKVDVTGGTVAGRAIGTIVGANLARYTAELGGKAPLIIFKEANIDAAVNGITFGSFIASGQTCVAATRIIVHESVLSDLVSRLKQKCESIMRRMGSPTNPESSMGPLVSSRQLERVEALVEETRSSLESAQVICGGHRMSGLSPLDGTNLSRGYFYPPTAILLQNMGSSSERPALWTEEAFGPLIAIVAFATEDQAIQLANETDFGLGAGIWTNDLSQAFRVSGQVDSGIVWINTHHRNDPSSPWGGATSESGVGSENGLDAYHAYTTTKSIIINYASAEESLAYDDWFKEGAVNARYG, encoded by the exons ATGAAAACTGTCCAACTTTGGGTTGATGGCCATGACACGGCTGGCCGTGGAGAACC GATCCCTGTTGAGGACCCCGCGACAGGAGAGATATTTGCCAG TTGCCACTCTGCCTCGGCCTGCGACGTTGAAGatgctgtcgccgtcgcccaacGAGCCTTCAAGTCCGGCGTCTGGGCCAAGGCACCTCGCGAAACCCGCGCCACGGTTCTCGAAAAGGCcgctgccctcctcgtcgagcagctccccACGCTCATTCCTCTTGAGGTCCGCCAgaccggccgcgccgtccgcgAGATGAATGCGCAGGTGCCCTCGCTGGTACGCTGGTTCCGCTACTACGCCGCGGTGCTGCGCACCGAGGAGCGCCCCGTCCTGCCCACCAGTGGCAAGCTGCACAACTGGATCGAGCGTGAGCCCCTAGGTGTCGTCGTTCAGATCACCCCCTTCAACCACCCGCTGCTCATTGCCGTCAAGAAgctcgcgccggcgctcgcCGCAGGCAACAGCGTGATTCTCAAGCCGAGCGAGCTGACGCCCCTGACGAGCCTGCTTCTCGGCCCCATCCTCAAGAAGGCCGGTGTGCCGGACGGCGTCTTCAACGTGCTGCCGGGCCTGGGGCCTGTCACCGGCAAGGCGCTCGTGAGCCATCCGCTGGTCCGGAAAGTCGACGTCACGGGAGGGACGGTAGCAGGGCGCGCCATCGGAACCATAGTCGGTGCCAATTTGGCGCGGTACACGGCCGAGcttggcggcaaggcgcCACTCATTATCTTCAAAGAGGCCAATATCGACGCGGCGGTCAACGGAATAACGTTTGGATCATTTATTGCATCCGGACAAACGTGCGTTGCAGCGACGCGAATCATAGTCCATGAGAGCGTGTTGTCTGATTTGGTGTCTCGGCTGAAGCAAAAGTGCGAGTCCATCATGCGCCGTATGGGATCCCCAACAAATCCAGAATCATCAATGGGCcccctcgtctcgtctcgccagCTAGAAAGGGTGGAGGCCCTCGTTGAAGAAACGCGGTCAAGCCTTGAGTCTGCACAGGTTATTTGCGGTGGCCATCGAATGTCGGGACTGTCGCCCCTTGACGGCACAAACCTCTCCAGGGGCTACTTTTATCCTCCGACCGCCATCTTGCTCCAGAACATGGGATCCTCTTCAGAGCGCCCGGCTCTCTGGACGGAAGAGGCGTTTGGCCCGCTtatcgccatcgtcgcgtTCGCGACTGAGGATCAGGCTATCCAGCTCGCCAACGAGACCGATTTTGGCCTCGGTGCAGGCATCTGGACCAACGACCTTAGCCAGGCATTTCGCGTCTCCGGGCAAGTAGATTCGGGCATCGTCTGGATCAATACACACCACAGAAATGACCCGAGCAGCCCCTGGGGTGGAGCAACGAGCGAGAGCGGTGTAGGGAGTGAAaatggcctcgacgcctACCATGCTTACACGACCACTAAGAGTATCATCATCAACTACGCATCAGCAGAGGAGTCGCTTGCTTACGACGACTGGTTCAAGGAGGGCGCTGTTAATGCAAGATATGGCTGA
- a CDS encoding uncharacterized protein (EggNog:ENOG503P492) translates to MNEVALAPEPSHDTQTTGAAFAFSEQDLAGYCAIWFQEYHSWFPILHEPTILETCGQCPGRSDTPVPLVLKAIAAVVVPTQPRPQRVSAAQRQRWLLDLEDDILSAATHDLSLQSLQALLILSIRVFGTGRMAQFYNLMALCKCVSTQLGLRDLVYYHCANYGVPSAIPPRMLFIPFTVVEREEKTRAFWAAEALDSISTLGAAWHLSVPRPEPAATAPCDEETWCFPESVLAAYRFGDAEAPSPFSLFVSLATSELWHVHRFLQQSYDSKAATDTERRQADCDAVYQHLMSWKADFERVLAVNAPPFVDLFSTGYYTDQHPNSILIHCTIHSAVVSLYQRFIVLPDTTSYGGQSWACAADRCIASCESMVALIRTVPDATLESINPYVIFCVFIAARFYAVHARTTGSSTQDKLYLLIYPLTVAAKRWPLARQLKAVLDTAVTESRGEHVGDHPLPVEFYDLQYLLWDIHDALRKWAQAKDQSLTHLESALTA, encoded by the exons ATGAACGAGGTTGCACTCGCGCCAGAACCTTCACATGATACGCAAACGACAGGGGCGGCATTCGCCTTCTCAGAGCAAGATTTAGCCGGCTATTGCGCGATATGGTTCCAAGAGTATCACTCGTGGTTCCCGATCTTGCACGAGCCTACGATTCTCGAGACATGCGGGCAGTGCCCTGGCCGATCCGACACCCCCGTCCCGCTCGTTCTTAAAGCCATCGCGGCCGTTGTCGTGCCTACACAACCTCGTCCGCAACGAGTCTCCGCGGCTCAAAGACAACGATGGCTGTTGGACCTGGAAGACGACATCCTCTCTGCCGCCACGCATGATCTCTCTCTCCAATCGCTTCAAGCCCTTCTCATTCTTAGCATACGCGTCTTTGGGACGGGAAGGATGGCGCAGTTCTACAACCTGATGGCGCTCTGTAAATG CGTTAGCACACAACTCGGCCTCAGAGACCTCGTTTACTACCACTGCGCCAATTATGGCGTCCCCTCCGCCATTCCGCCACGCATGCTCTTCATTCCCTTTACCGTTGTAGAGCGCGAGGAGAAGACGCGCGCCTTCtgggccgccgaggcgctggactCCATCTCgaccctcggcgccgcatgGCACCTCTCTGTGCCGCGCCCCGAGCCTGCCGCCACGGCCCCctgcgacgaggagacgtgGTGCTTCCCCGAGTCGGTGCTGGCCGCGTACCGGTttggcgacgccgaagcCCCCTCGCCCTTCTCCCTCTTCGTGAGCCTCGCGACCAGCGAGCTCTGGCATGTGCACCGCTTTCTGCAGCAGTCGTACGACAGCAAGGCGGCAACGGATACGGagcgcaggcaggcggaTTGCGATGCCGTGTATCAGCACCTCATGTCATGGAAGGCTGACTTTGAGCGTGTCCTGGCGGTGAACGCGCCGCCATTTGTCGACTTGTTCTCAACCGGCTACTACACCGATCAGCACCCGAATAGCATACTGATACACTGCACCATACATAGCGCAGTGGTTTCGCTATATCAACGATTTATCGTCCTGCCAGACACTACCTCCTACGGCGGGCAGTCGTGGGCGTGTGCTGCAGATCGCTGCATTGCGAGCTGCGAGTCCATGGTTGCCCTCATCCGCACCGTGCCCGACGCCACGCTCGAATCCATTAACCCGTATGTGATCTTCTgcgtcttcatcgccgcTCGATTTTATGCCGTTCACGCACGCACAACTGGGTCATCAACCCAAGACAAGCTGTACCTCTTGATATACCCTCTTACGGTTGCAGCGAAGAGGTGGCCCTTGGCAAGGCAGTTGAAGGCGGTGCTGGATACCGCTGTAACAGAAAGCCGGGGCGAGCATGTGGGGGATCATCCTCTCCCTGTTGAGTTCTACGACCTGCAGTATCTTTTGTGGGACATTCATGACGCGCTGAGGAAATGGGCGCAGGCTAAAGACCAATCTCTGACACATCTCGAGAGCGCACTCACTGCATAG
- a CDS encoding uncharacterized protein (COG:Q~EggNog:ENOG503NWP7): MAHTITLPKCKQQGSTSHVLARAITETWAKEFERVIKAGRFDEFARLFVEDTWIRDFLAVSWDFRTIPGRDNVRQYFESNRHSGISNIRPCERGDFQPSFKTPCAGLQWIETMFKFETRVGRGRGMLRLIMDPNDNHNMKWKCYLINFTLQELKGHEEKLGSGRPIGYANPADGSWQQRRERQRDFIDKDPVVLVVGAGEHSLDSDRAFFKMLKLNIDERPSRA; this comes from the coding sequence ATGGCTCATACAATTACCCTTCCCAAGTGTAAGCAGCAGGGTAGCACGTCTCATGTACTCGCCAGAGCCATCACAGAAACATGGGCCAAAGAGTTTGAGAGGGTCATTAAAGCAGGCAGGTTCGACGAATTCGCAAGGTTATTCGTCGAGGATACTTGGATTCGGGACTTCCTTGCCGTCAGTTGGGACTTTCGCACCATCCCGGGTCGCGACAATGTGCGGCAATACTTTGAAAGCAATCGTCATTCTGGCATTAGCAATATTCGCCCTTGCGAACGCGGGGATTTCCAGCCCAGTTTCAAAACGCCGTGCGCCGGGCTGCAATGGATCGAGACCATGTTTAAGTTTGAGACACGGGTTGGCCGGGGCAGGGGCATGCTTCGCTTAATCATGGACCCCAACGATAATCACAACATGAAGTGGAAGTGCTACCTGATCAACTTTACCCTTCAGGAGCTCAAGGGACACGAGGAAAAGCTAGGCTCCGGCCGCCCGATTGGTTATGCGAACCCGGCGGACGGCAgctggcagcagcgccgtgaGAGGCAGAGAGATTTTATCGACAAGGATCCTGTTGTCCTTGTGGTGGGTGCCGGTGAGCACAGCCTTGACTCTGATCGCGCGTTTTTTAAGATGCTGAAGCTAAACATTGATGAAAGGCCAAGCCGGGCTTAG
- a CDS encoding uncharacterized protein (COG:H~EggNog:ENOG503P6BX), with protein MLLRPTCHRLHSKTARARLRSLVELGLGKRSFEQGCCAVWTRMGTPTNFVFPVKNLQDDHIRLVPFDARAHAYPFYEGISRTRGAAFAHFSSGPYASADDFNERFVKQRSYADKRMCTYAILTSPEDEGGVGDLVGMVSLTNADAEDRRADIGLLHVVPKAQGLGIGTTACRMLLRHGMDSHEHGGLGLARMEWRASTANEASIGLARRLGFREVGVIRYERLLRDGVARGKIGNGRPPPPGTTDGDLWRDVVVYEMTWDEWQQAHRH; from the exons ATGCTACTCAGACCGACTTGCCACAGATTGCACTCGAAGACCGCACGTGCCCGCCTGCGTAGTTTGGTAGAGCTCGGACTGGGCAAGCGCAGCTTTGAACAAGGATGCTGCGCAGTCTGGACTCGAATGGGCACGCCAACCAACTTCGTCTTTCCGGTAAAGAACCTCCAAGACGATCATATCAGGCTCGTTCCGTTTGAT GCCCGGGCACACGCATATCCTTTCTATGAGGGTATATCTCGCACCCGCGGCGCAGCCTTTGCGCACTTTTCCAGTGGCCCATACGCATCGGCGGACGACTTCAACGAACGTTTTGTCAAGCAAAGAAGCTACGCCGACAAGCGTATGTGCACGTATGCGATTCTCACGTCCCCTGAAGACGAAGGCGGTGTAGGAGACCTGGTCGGCATGGTGTCCCTGACAAATGCCGATGCTGAAGACAGGCGTGCGGACATAGGACTACTGCATGTTGTCCCAAAAGCTCAGGGTTTGGGCATCGGGACGACAGCGTGCCGCATGCTACTTCGTCATGGCATGGATTCTCATGAGCACGGAGGGCTCGGTCTGGCTCGCATGGAGTGGCGGGCCAGCACGGCTAACGAGGCGTCAATTGGGCTCGCTCGACGTTTGGGATTTAGGGAGGTCGGTGTGATTAGGTACGAGAGGCTGCTCAGAGATGGAGTTGCCAGGGGCAAGATTGGGAACGGcaggccaccgccgcccggtACCACGGATGGAGACTTGTGGCGGGATGTTGTAGTGTATGAGATGACTTGGGACGAGTGGCAGCAGGCACATAGACATTGA
- a CDS encoding D-xylulose reductase (EggNog:ENOG503NZZ7~COG:Q), with amino-acid sequence MDKVSHPTSARMNPSFLLVGPGVAKVQDRPVPIISDPHDVIVRINFIGVCGSDVHFWKHGGIQTSISVPLVMGHEASGTVCATGPAVTSVRVGDRVALEPGHPCRRCGPCKAGNYNLCPGIRFAAAPPNSHGMLAKFWKAPEDFVYRISPETSLEEAVLVEPLAVAVHAAKLADIRPGDTVVVLGSGTIGLLCGAIAKAFGAGRVILLDIMQHKLQFAHDYLAVETQLLDTRAAPESNSETILSKYNLHGRVDIAIEASGAESSAQLGIYLLKPGGSYVQTGIGKPKLNMPMLALSEKELRVRGCFRYSAGDFSLAVQLVERKLINLKPLISSITPFERATEAWDKTSRGEGVKNLIHGVLD; translated from the exons ATGGACAAAGTATCTCACCCAACTTCGGCGAGGATGAATCCAAGCTTCCTCCTCGTAGGCCCGGGCGTCGCCAAGGTCCAGGACAGGCCAGTCCCCATCATATCCGACCCTCACGATGTCATTGTCCGGATCAACTTTATCGGCGTCTGCGGCAGCGAC GTCCACTTCTGGAAACACGGCGGCATCCAAACCTCCATCTCTGTCCCGCTAGTCATGGGCCACGAAGCCTCTGGAACCGTTTGCGCAACCGGCCCCGCCGTCACGTCCGTCCGTGTcggcgaccgcgtcgccctcgagccagGACACccgtgccggcgctgcggccctTGTAAAGCCGGCAACTACAACCTCTGCCCAGGCATCAggttcgccgccgcaccgcccaaCAGCCACGGCATGCTGGCGAAGTTCTGGAAGGCGCCCGAAGACTTCGTGTACAGGATTTCCCCGGAGACGagcctcgaggaggccgtcCTCGTTGAGCCGCTGGCGGTCGCCGTTCACGCGGCCAAATTAGCGGACATCCGGCCCGGCGACACCGTCGTGGTCCTCGGATCGGGAACGATCGGTCTGCTCTGTGGTGCCATCGCCAAAGCTTTCGGGGCTGGGCGGGTCATTCTCCTAGACATCATGCAACACAAGCTACAGTTCGCGCACGATTATCTGGCCGTGGAGACTCAGCTACTTGACACGAGGGCAGCTCCAGAGTCGAACTCGGAGACAATATTGTCGAAATACAATCTGCACGGCCGAGTGGACATCGCAATCGAAGCTTCAGGTGCCGAGTCATCGGCACAACTGGGCATCTACCTCCTCAAACCAGGAGGAAGCTACGTCCAGACTGGCATCGGAAAGCCCAAACTCAACATGCCCATGTTGGCACTTTCGGAAAAAGAGCTGCGGGTACGCGGCTGCTTCCGCTACTCTGCAGGGGATTTCAGCTTAGCTGTACAGCTCGTTGAGCGAAAATTGATCAATTTGAAACCTCTAATCAGCAGTATTACCCCTTTTGAGCGCGCCACGGAGGCGTGGGACAAGACTAGTcgtggcgagggcgtcaagaACCTTATACATGGGGTATTGGACTAA
- a CDS encoding uncharacterized protein (TransMembrane:1 (o328-351i)~EggNog:ENOG503PBV1), with amino-acid sequence MLKPTVRRSACDQCRAKRVRCLRAENCTARCARCSHIGARCVTGAPGRPGRPPKSRLVDGGSTLRGPAVSPADVSSPGPGRHRTSTLRDMDHVEVHASATAGQPAPAGAPARALQCRADRHTSWDWLDGIAGSDLAGSRSAVHPPPAGHPLAYGAQPDQWGAPGDRSAFFGPSSIEQSLAPSEDILGLVNQLSSPSQLQGLLSADDALKSMLHMGRDSSTALDMDIDPLLDPWEGVLPPSPLPQCFRPASSLIRFREEIDQRIAALDAYFSDPLKVAQSCKEEGADRVAENPVALLLTCCKEFIDIIQSLTPAGLMHIQGEYALSTEIVLLALSSYLALMRLLDSLFYAIYKFICQMPPDSFKSVKIKSVLRIGGISSLQDMPLKIYAIGILDAIQSQVRTIERFMGIPTECCLSSEAATSPAAAAPGIFARADRARLFWAALAQEDIKSRRGSKSYVDSIRASIQDSMRFLDD; translated from the coding sequence TCTGCCTGCGACCAGTGCAGAGCCAAGCGAGTGCGGTGCCTTCGCGCCGAAAACTGCACGGCACGTTGCGCCCGCTGCTCCCACATCGGCGCGCGATGCGTGACAGGCGCCCCCGGCCGTCCCGGAAGACCACCCAAGTCGCGTCTCGTCGATGGTGGCAGCACTCTGAGGGGCCCCGCGGTGAGCCCTGCCGACGTCTCCTCGCCTGGCCCGGGGCGGCATCGCACGTCGACATTGCGAGACATGGACCATGTCGAGGTTCATGCCTCTGCGACGGCAggccagcccgcgccggccggcgcgcctgcAAGAGCGTTACAGTGCAGGGCAGACAGGCACACGTCGTGGGACTGGCTGGACGGCATCGCTGGGTCGGACCTCGCGGGTTCCAGGTCCGCGGTGCATCCGCCTCCGGCCGGACATCCGTTGGCGTATGGAGCACAGCCTGATCAATGGGGAGCGCCAGGCGACAGGTCCGCTTTCTTCGGTCCCTCTTCGATCGAGCAAAGCCTTGCGCCGAGCGAAGATATCCTCGGCCTGGTGAATCAGCTGAGCAGTCCATCACAGCTTCAGGGGCTACTCAGTGCAGATGATGCACTCAAATCGATGCTCCACATGGGCCGGGACTCTAGCACTGCGCTCGATATGGATATTGATCCGCTCCTTGATCCGTGGGAGGGCGTCCTCCCCCCAAGTCCCCTACCACAATGCTTCAGGCCGGCAAGCTCGCTGATACGGTTCCGAGAGGAGATTGATCAGCGCATTGCGGCGCTGGATGCATACTTCTCGGACCCCCTCAAAGTCGCGCAAAGCTGCAAAGAGGAGGGCGCGGACCGGGTGGCCGAGAATCCGGTTGCGCTACTCCTTACGTGCTGCAAAGAGTTCATCGACATTATTCAGAGCTTGACACCGGCGGGTCTGATGCATATACAGGGCGAGTATGCGCTTAGCACCGAGATTGTGCTCTTAGCTCTATCGAGCTACCTTGCATTAATGAGGCTTCTCGACTCCCTATTCTATGCTATCTATAAATTCATCTGCCAGATGCCGCCGGACTCGTTCAAGTCCGTCAAGATCAAGTCGGTACTCCGCATCGGCGGCATTTCTTCACTTCAGGACATGCCGCTAAAGATATATGCCATAGGCATCCTCGATGCCATCCAGAGTCAGGTGCGAACCATAGAGCGCTTCATGGGGATTCCAACCGAATGCTGCCTCTCGAGCGAGGCAGCTACGtcacccgcggcggccgccccggGGATATTCGCCCGTGCAGATCGAGCACGGTTATTTTGGGCTGCTCTGGCACAGGAGGATATCAAGTCACGACGGGGTAGCAAGTCGTACGTAGATTCGATACGAGCCAGTATCCAGGACTCGATGAGATTTCTCGATGACTAG